From a region of the Hymenobacter jejuensis genome:
- a CDS encoding RNA polymerase sigma factor encodes MYVPTPSYSEQRYNDDLALWQAFRAGQREALGELFDRYAQPLFAYGHHLIDDAEAVKDAIQTVFVHLWSWRESLGEVVAVKFYLYRCLRRELLKTASVPRPHLAWPSPDDNEQSAEQRLVRAEDELRLSVRLRLSMDQLSSREKEIINLKYFSDFKIREIANLLQLSEQTVANQLYRALQKLRKAFVPCLAGLLLLALHRM; translated from the coding sequence ATGTACGTCCCCACCCCTTCCTACAGCGAACAACGGTATAACGACGATTTGGCGCTGTGGCAAGCCTTCCGGGCAGGCCAGCGGGAGGCGCTAGGAGAGCTGTTTGATCGCTACGCGCAGCCGCTTTTTGCCTACGGCCATCACCTCATCGACGACGCTGAAGCGGTGAAAGATGCCATTCAGACGGTGTTTGTGCACCTGTGGTCGTGGCGGGAAAGCTTAGGCGAAGTAGTAGCCGTGAAGTTTTACTTGTATCGCTGCCTGCGGCGGGAGTTGCTCAAAACCGCTTCGGTGCCCCGGCCGCACCTGGCCTGGCCGTCGCCCGACGACAACGAGCAATCGGCGGAGCAGCGCCTCGTACGCGCCGAAGACGAGCTGCGCCTCTCCGTCAGGCTGCGCTTGTCGATGGATCAGCTTTCCAGCCGCGAAAAGGAAATCATCAACCTGAAGTATTTCAGCGATTTCAAGATCCGGGAAATCGCGAACCTGCTCCAACTCAGCGAGCAAACCGTTGCCAATCAGCTGTATCGCGCCCTCCAAAAGCTGCGCAAAGCATTTGTGCCCTGCCTGGCAGGCTTGCTGTTGCTGGCTTTGCACCGAATGTAA
- a CDS encoding circadian clock KaiB family protein — translation MAEAATPLEEDLSFVPEYDLQLYIAGSSPTSMRALDNLRAICAQYLSGRHQLAVVDLHQHPERASEDEVLGVPMLLKKRPGLVRRLVGDLSNRDRVLKALGLL, via the coding sequence ATGGCCGAAGCTGCCACGCCCCTCGAAGAGGATCTGTCGTTTGTACCTGAGTACGACCTGCAACTGTACATTGCCGGCTCGTCGCCGACATCTATGCGGGCCCTCGACAACCTTCGGGCTATTTGTGCGCAGTATTTGTCGGGCCGCCACCAGCTGGCCGTCGTGGACCTGCATCAGCACCCCGAACGCGCCAGCGAGGACGAAGTTCTTGGCGTGCCGATGCTGCTCAAGAAACGCCCCGGCCTGGTCCGTCGGCTGGTCGGTGACCTCTCCAACCGCGATCGCGTGCTCAAAGCCTTGGGCTTGCTGTAA
- a CDS encoding glycosyltransferase family protein has product MKSEAHDLSTLAEKRTKVKIATGLLKNISWEYTLPALAIFSLLISCIIISTKKHYWNDELFSYYMTSEPSFAKMLAAFHDKLNNTPILYFFLGWNWDKLFGSSEISLRLFSSLGICAALLVTWISLRKIYGFCPTSIGVFLIFCTSQIILTQNAEARMYGLFLILNALAFLLYTNFYKDQSPSTLLLILNSVIHAAIIHTHLFGGFYSGAILFSLLISDRIFKLFRPKLYLSIILSWSSLILYIPTFLIQADAGKPRTYIFEPNFLDLADVYNLTAPSFIRRPILLVFLFVMAYLFCLHIYRRSAKFRISKTEIPSLVLGIVFFIIPFFIWIISLTIKPIFLDRYLIPSALGWTIIVTFISAKMSSVLSSNIPENKNLKFRNTILRIFAYILIFSLITIIIAYPISEAIKYEQERIPGSSDMTSDILQKYSNLPRVVTYSHSFLERIYYSSERNKFFYILDWKSATDKYSGSFGPQEYKHMEAWKRNFPNIFKNVVKSDDFLKHHDRFLVLDTHNYLCKCPPNHKGLRNVDVDFYLDCPQWVETRLLNNRLYKVTFLNNKNWFSVLLVEKHNSNSSQAPLK; this is encoded by the coding sequence ATGAAAAGTGAAGCCCACGATTTAAGCACTCTTGCAGAAAAGAGAACTAAAGTCAAAATCGCTACAGGTCTATTAAAAAATATCAGTTGGGAATATACGCTACCTGCTTTAGCAATATTCTCTTTGCTAATAAGCTGCATCATTATATCTACCAAGAAGCATTATTGGAATGACGAATTATTTTCTTATTACATGACATCAGAGCCATCTTTTGCTAAAATGCTCGCTGCATTTCATGACAAGCTCAATAATACGCCTATTTTATATTTTTTTCTAGGATGGAATTGGGATAAACTATTTGGTTCATCAGAGATTTCTTTGCGCTTATTTTCCTCTTTAGGTATTTGCGCTGCTTTGCTTGTAACTTGGATAAGCTTGCGCAAGATATACGGCTTCTGCCCAACATCAATCGGTGTATTTTTGATATTTTGTACTTCACAAATAATCCTTACCCAAAATGCAGAAGCTCGAATGTACGGCTTGTTCTTAATCCTTAATGCCTTAGCCTTTCTTTTATATACCAATTTCTATAAAGATCAAAGCCCTTCCACCTTACTGCTTATTTTAAACAGCGTTATTCATGCCGCCATCATACATACCCACCTTTTTGGAGGCTTTTACAGCGGCGCGATCCTCTTTTCATTATTAATATCAGACCGAATCTTTAAATTATTCAGACCTAAATTATATCTATCTATTATTTTAAGTTGGTCTTCTTTAATCCTCTATATTCCCACCTTCTTAATTCAAGCCGATGCAGGTAAACCTCGTACATACATATTTGAACCAAATTTTTTGGATTTAGCTGATGTATATAATCTTACTGCACCGAGTTTTATCAGAAGACCTATTTTATTAGTTTTTCTCTTTGTAATGGCATATCTATTCTGCCTACACATATATAGACGTTCCGCTAAATTCAGAATTTCAAAAACCGAGATACCGAGTCTGGTTTTGGGGATAGTTTTCTTTATAATACCTTTTTTCATATGGATCATTTCTTTAACTATTAAGCCTATTTTTCTAGATCGCTACCTGATTCCGAGCGCTTTAGGCTGGACCATTATAGTGACGTTTATTTCTGCAAAAATGTCCTCTGTATTGTCATCGAATATTCCTGAAAACAAAAATTTAAAATTTAGAAATACAATTTTACGTATATTTGCATATATTTTGATATTTTCACTTATAACAATCATCATTGCATACCCTATATCCGAAGCTATAAAATACGAGCAGGAGAGAATTCCTGGATCAAGCGATATGACCTCAGATATATTACAAAAATATTCCAATCTGCCTAGAGTAGTAACTTACTCCCACTCTTTCCTCGAGCGGATATACTACTCTTCAGAGAGAAATAAGTTTTTCTATATACTGGATTGGAAGTCTGCTACAGACAAATACAGTGGGAGCTTTGGCCCGCAAGAGTACAAACACATGGAAGCGTGGAAACGTAATTTCCCTAATATATTTAAAAACGTTGTAAAATCGGACGATTTTTTGAAACATCACGATCGTTTCCTTGTTCTTGACACACATAATTACCTCTGCAAATGTCCACCAAATCATAAAGGATTGCGCAATGTAGACGTAGATTTTTATTTAGATTGCCCTCAATGGGTTGAGACAAGATTGTTAAACAACAGGCTTTATAAAGTAACTTTTCTTAATAACAAGAATTGGTTTTCAGTTCTATTAGTGGAAAAGCATAATAGTAATAGTAGCCAAGCCCCATTAAAGTAG
- a CDS encoding zinc-binding alcohol dehydrogenase family protein, with the protein MNTLVCIEPGHFAYEQRPAPAVPAGYALVRIRRVGICGTDLHAYEGKQPFFNYPRVLGHELAGELVDTGGAPGFERGEAVTFIPYFGCGTCIACRAGLPNCCTHIKVCGVHIDGGLTELLAVPATALVHGQGLSYDELALIEPLAIGAHGVSRAAVRPGEFVLVVGAGPIGLGVMEFARIAGGRVIALDLNAQRLAFCREKLGVEYTVEAQAANLMEQLHGITGGDMPTVVIDATGSQKAIESAFQYLAHGGRYVLVGLQKGEISFSHPEFHKREATLLSSRNATRADFEHVIASMQAGHVDPTTYITHRVPFGQVQAEFASWLDPKTGVIKAMVEMP; encoded by the coding sequence ATGAATACGTTAGTTTGCATCGAGCCTGGTCATTTTGCCTACGAGCAGCGCCCTGCCCCAGCCGTACCCGCAGGATACGCGCTGGTGCGGATTCGCCGGGTCGGCATCTGCGGCACCGATTTGCACGCGTACGAGGGCAAACAGCCGTTTTTCAACTACCCGCGGGTGCTGGGGCATGAACTGGCCGGCGAGTTAGTTGACACGGGAGGCGCACCCGGCTTCGAACGGGGCGAGGCCGTCACGTTTATTCCGTATTTCGGCTGCGGTACCTGCATTGCGTGCCGTGCGGGTTTGCCCAACTGCTGCACCCACATCAAGGTGTGCGGCGTGCACATTGACGGCGGCCTGACCGAGTTGTTGGCCGTGCCAGCCACTGCTTTGGTGCACGGCCAGGGCCTGAGCTACGACGAGTTGGCGCTCATCGAGCCGCTGGCGATTGGCGCGCACGGCGTGAGCCGGGCGGCAGTGCGGCCCGGCGAGTTTGTGCTGGTGGTGGGTGCCGGTCCCATCGGGCTGGGCGTGATGGAATTTGCGCGCATCGCCGGGGGCCGCGTCATTGCCCTCGATCTCAATGCGCAGCGACTCGCTTTTTGCCGCGAAAAATTAGGCGTAGAATACACCGTAGAGGCGCAAGCGGCCAATCTAATGGAGCAGTTGCACGGCATCACCGGCGGCGATATGCCGACCGTCGTGATCGACGCGACGGGCAGCCAAAAGGCTATCGAGAGTGCGTTTCAGTACCTGGCGCACGGCGGACGCTACGTGCTGGTGGGCTTGCAGAAAGGCGAGATCAGCTTTTCGCACCCCGAGTTTCACAAGCGCGAGGCCACGCTCCTGAGCAGCCGCAACGCCACCCGTGCCGATTTCGAGCACGTCATTGCGTCCATGCAAGCCGGGCACGTCGACCCCACTACGTACATCACCCACCGGGTTCCGTTCGGGCAGGTACAGGCCGAGTTTGCCAGCTGGCTGGATCCCAAAACGGGTGTCATCAAGGCGATGGTGGAAATGCCTTGA
- a CDS encoding SDR family oxidoreductase has protein sequence MDLQLQDKVILVTGGAQGIGEGIAHVLAGEKAIPVIVGRSEADNRATVAALEAAGGRAGQVVAELTEPDECAKAVRDVVAQFGRLDGLVNNAGVNDGVGLENGDYQKFMLSLHRNVVHYYLMAHHALPELKKSKGAIVNITSKTAETGQGNTSAYAAANGGRNALTREWAVELLKYGIRVNAVAVAECWTPAYQTWLQTLPNPEAKLREITSRIPLGNRMTTAEEIANTTAFLLSGRSSHTTGQIIYVDGGYVHLDRALANA, from the coding sequence ATGGATTTACAGCTTCAGGACAAGGTCATTCTCGTTACGGGCGGGGCGCAAGGCATTGGCGAAGGCATTGCGCACGTGCTGGCGGGCGAAAAGGCCATCCCGGTTATCGTGGGGCGCAGCGAGGCCGACAACCGCGCCACCGTAGCTGCCCTTGAGGCCGCCGGCGGCCGGGCCGGACAGGTAGTAGCCGAGCTGACCGAGCCCGACGAATGCGCCAAAGCCGTGCGCGACGTGGTGGCCCAATTTGGCCGCCTTGACGGGCTGGTAAACAACGCAGGCGTGAACGACGGCGTTGGCCTGGAAAACGGTGATTATCAGAAATTTATGCTTAGCCTGCATCGCAACGTGGTACATTACTACCTGATGGCTCACCACGCGCTGCCCGAGCTGAAGAAATCGAAGGGGGCGATCGTCAACATCACGTCCAAAACGGCCGAAACCGGGCAAGGCAATACTTCCGCCTATGCGGCGGCCAACGGCGGGCGCAACGCTCTCACGCGCGAGTGGGCCGTGGAGTTGCTCAAATACGGCATCCGGGTGAACGCCGTGGCGGTGGCCGAATGCTGGACGCCCGCCTATCAAACTTGGCTTCAGACCCTGCCCAATCCTGAAGCCAAGCTGCGCGAAATCACCAGCCGAATCCCGTTGGGAAATCGCATGACTACGGCCGAGGAAATTGCCAACACCACGGCCTTCCTGCTTTCCGGCCGCAGCAGCCACACCACCGGCCAGATCATCTACGTCGATGGCGGCTATGTACACCTCGATCGGGCATTGGCCAACGCTTAA
- a CDS encoding amidohydrolase family protein codes for MLKIDAHQHFWQFDAARDTWITADMAPIRRDFLPTELQPILQQHGFDGCVAVQASQSEQETAWLLELADAHDFIKGVVGWVDLQADTIETQLAHYKQFTPLKGFRHVLQSEADRALMLRPEFRRGIAALARHGFTYDLLILPDQLGYAAELAQVFPAQPFVLDHLAKPHIKAGETEPWRRDLKSLAAHENVQCKISGLVTEADWHRWQPADFRPYLDAAFEAFGARRLLFGSDWPVCNVAGGYDQVQALAADYLAAFSDEEQAQFWGGNAAAFYRL; via the coding sequence ATGCTAAAAATTGACGCTCACCAGCATTTCTGGCAGTTTGACGCCGCCCGCGACACCTGGATAACGGCCGACATGGCGCCCATCCGACGCGATTTTCTGCCCACCGAGCTGCAACCGATTTTGCAGCAGCATGGCTTCGACGGGTGCGTTGCGGTGCAGGCTAGCCAGTCGGAGCAGGAAACGGCTTGGCTGCTAGAGCTGGCTGACGCCCACGATTTTATCAAGGGCGTTGTGGGCTGGGTTGATTTGCAGGCTGACACCATTGAAACGCAACTAGCTCATTACAAACAGTTTACACCGCTAAAGGGCTTCCGACACGTACTGCAAAGCGAAGCCGATCGGGCGCTGATGCTGCGGCCGGAATTTCGGCGCGGCATCGCGGCGCTGGCTCGGCACGGCTTCACCTACGACCTCTTAATTTTGCCCGACCAACTAGGCTACGCGGCCGAACTGGCGCAGGTCTTTCCGGCGCAGCCGTTTGTGCTCGATCACTTGGCCAAACCACACATCAAAGCCGGCGAAACTGAGCCCTGGCGGCGTGATCTGAAATCCTTGGCGGCGCACGAAAACGTGCAATGCAAAATCTCCGGCCTGGTCACGGAGGCCGACTGGCACCGCTGGCAACCGGCCGATTTTCGGCCGTACCTGGACGCGGCTTTCGAGGCGTTCGGTGCCCGGCGGCTGCTGTTTGGCTCCGACTGGCCGGTATGCAACGTGGCCGGTGGCTACGACCAAGTGCAGGCGCTCGCAGCCGATTATCTGGCTGCTTTTTCAGATGAGGAACAGGCGCAATTCTGGGGCGGCAACGCGGCCGCTTTCTACCGTTTATAA
- a CDS encoding SDR family NAD(P)-dependent oxidoreductase, with the protein MFDLTGKQAVVTGGGSGIGKAISVLFARQGAEVHILELNLEAGQHTAEEIRHAGGQAHVHAADVSQQAQVVAVFQQIGRVDILVNNAGIAHIGNVENTTETDFERVFQVNVKGAYNCLFAAVPQMKAQGGGVIVNMASIAAQVGLTDRFAYSTSKGAIFAMTLSVARDYLAAGIRCNSISPARVHTPFVDGFIAQNYAGHEDEIFAKLSRSQPIGRMGQPDEIAALALYLCSDEASFVTGCDYPIDGGFIKLNS; encoded by the coding sequence ATGTTTGATTTAACAGGGAAACAGGCCGTCGTGACGGGTGGCGGAAGCGGCATCGGCAAAGCCATTTCGGTGCTTTTTGCGCGGCAGGGCGCCGAAGTGCACATCCTCGAACTCAACCTGGAAGCCGGGCAGCACACGGCCGAAGAAATACGCCACGCCGGCGGCCAAGCCCACGTGCATGCTGCCGACGTTAGCCAGCAGGCGCAGGTGGTAGCCGTTTTTCAGCAGATCGGCCGCGTCGATATTTTGGTCAACAACGCCGGCATCGCGCACATCGGCAACGTGGAAAACACCACCGAAACCGACTTTGAGCGCGTGTTTCAGGTAAATGTGAAGGGCGCTTACAACTGCCTGTTTGCCGCCGTGCCGCAGATGAAAGCGCAAGGCGGTGGCGTCATCGTAAACATGGCGTCCATTGCCGCGCAAGTTGGCCTCACCGACCGATTTGCGTATTCCACGAGCAAAGGGGCCATTTTTGCCATGACGCTCTCGGTGGCCCGCGACTACCTAGCCGCTGGCATTCGCTGCAACAGCATCTCGCCGGCCCGCGTGCACACGCCCTTCGTCGACGGGTTTATTGCCCAAAACTACGCCGGTCACGAAGACGAAATCTTCGCCAAACTCTCACGCAGTCAGCCTATTGGCCGCATGGGCCAGCCCGACGAAATTGCTGCCTTAGCGCTTTACCTCTGCTCCGACGAAGCCAGTTTCGTCACCGGCTGCGACTACCCGATTGATGGCGGATTTATAAAGTTAAATAGTTGA
- a CDS encoding glycoside hydrolase family 32 protein, producing MKKALLLALPFLGLARLGTAQTTPATTPAPTPQYRPAYHFSPAAHWMNDPNGMVYYQGTYHLFFQYYPEAMVWGPMHWGHATSPDMVTWKEQPIALYPDSLGYIFSGSAVVDANNTSGFGKNGQVPLVAIFTHHNPKEEKKGTNKHQNQSLAYSLDAGKTWTKYDKNPVLKNPGIQDFRDPKVIWYEAGKKWVMTLATKDRITFYSSPNLKDWSKESEFGQKLGAHGGVWECPDLFPLTLNGKTHWVLIVNLNPGGPNGGSGTQYFVGNFDGKTFTPASTDTKWADYGPDDYAGVTWSNTGNRRLFLGWMSNWEYANQVPTSPWRNATTAPRELALQQVGSQMYLTSQPVKELAKIAQPGTTLKNITVPKQYDLSAKVKNAGDKFQLKLSAAQLATYSLVLSNSKGEELVIGYDKKANQYYIDRTKAGQSGFSSKFAGRHTAPRLATTPQTNLTLLFDASSVELFADQGLTVMSELFFPTQILDKMTLRSEGNFAVRELSYANLAAEVK from the coding sequence ATGAAAAAAGCGCTTCTCCTGGCCCTGCCCTTTCTCGGCCTGGCTCGGCTGGGTACTGCCCAAACTACGCCCGCAACCACACCTGCTCCTACTCCGCAATACCGGCCGGCTTATCATTTTAGCCCCGCTGCGCACTGGATGAACGACCCCAACGGCATGGTGTATTACCAAGGCACCTACCACCTGTTTTTCCAATATTACCCCGAAGCCATGGTGTGGGGCCCGATGCATTGGGGCCACGCCACCAGCCCCGATATGGTAACCTGGAAAGAGCAGCCTATTGCGCTTTACCCTGATAGTCTGGGCTATATCTTCTCCGGCAGCGCCGTGGTCGATGCCAACAACACCTCGGGCTTCGGCAAAAACGGGCAAGTGCCGCTGGTGGCCATTTTTACCCACCACAACCCCAAGGAGGAGAAAAAAGGCACTAACAAGCACCAAAACCAGAGCCTGGCTTACAGCCTTGATGCCGGCAAAACCTGGACGAAGTACGACAAGAATCCCGTATTGAAAAACCCTGGTATTCAGGACTTTCGCGACCCCAAAGTAATATGGTACGAGGCGGGCAAAAAGTGGGTGATGACGCTGGCCACCAAAGACCGCATCACGTTCTACTCGTCGCCTAACCTGAAGGACTGGAGCAAGGAAAGCGAATTCGGGCAAAAACTCGGTGCCCACGGCGGCGTCTGGGAATGCCCGGACCTGTTCCCGCTGACGCTGAACGGCAAAACTCATTGGGTGCTGATTGTGAACCTGAACCCCGGCGGCCCCAACGGCGGCTCCGGCACGCAGTATTTTGTGGGCAACTTCGATGGCAAAACCTTCACGCCTGCCTCAACCGACACGAAATGGGCCGATTACGGCCCCGACGACTACGCCGGCGTGACGTGGTCGAACACCGGCAACCGCCGTCTTTTCCTGGGCTGGATGAGCAACTGGGAATACGCCAACCAAGTGCCCACCTCGCCTTGGCGCAACGCCACCACGGCCCCGCGTGAGTTGGCGCTGCAACAGGTAGGCTCGCAGATGTACTTGACCTCGCAGCCGGTGAAAGAACTGGCCAAAATCGCCCAGCCGGGCACCACACTCAAGAACATTACGGTGCCGAAGCAGTACGACCTCTCGGCCAAAGTCAAAAACGCGGGCGACAAGTTTCAGCTCAAGCTCAGCGCGGCCCAACTGGCAACGTATTCGCTGGTGCTTTCCAACAGCAAGGGCGAAGAGTTGGTAATCGGCTACGACAAAAAAGCCAATCAGTACTACATCGACCGCACCAAGGCGGGTCAATCGGGTTTCAGCAGCAAGTTTGCCGGACGGCACACGGCCCCGCGGCTGGCTACCACGCCTCAAACAAACCTAACGCTGCTTTTCGACGCCAGCTCAGTAGAGCTTTTCGCCGATCAGGGCCTGACGGTTATGAGCGAGCTTTTCTTTCCCACGCAAATACTTGATAAAATGACACTTAGGTCAGAAGGTAATTTTGCCGTGCGCGAGCTAAGTTACGCTAACCTGGCCGCCGAGGTGAAGTAG
- a CDS encoding fumarylacetoacetate hydrolase family protein: protein MKLIRYGQPGHEKPGIILHDQPYDVSAFGQDYHEEFFATDGLRRLAEFVQAHENQLLPIAAGERLGPPVARPSKLLCIGLNYADHARETGATPPPEPVLFMKATTSYVGPNDDIIIPKNSTKTDWEVELAVVIGKRASYVEETEAEQYIAGYVLHNDVSEREFQLERSGTWDKGKGCDTFAPVGPFMATPDEIGDVNNLRLWLSVNGQMVQDGTTANLIFKIPFLISYLSQFMTLLPGDIISTGTPAGVGLGMKPPVYLKPGDVVELGIDGLGTSRQVLKAYAKN, encoded by the coding sequence ATGAAACTCATCCGCTACGGCCAGCCCGGCCACGAGAAGCCCGGCATAATTCTCCACGACCAGCCCTACGACGTCTCCGCTTTCGGGCAGGACTACCACGAAGAATTCTTTGCCACCGATGGCCTGCGGCGCTTGGCGGAATTTGTGCAAGCCCATGAAAATCAGCTCCTACCGATTGCGGCCGGCGAGCGCCTTGGCCCGCCCGTGGCGCGTCCGTCGAAGCTGCTGTGCATTGGCCTAAACTACGCCGACCACGCCCGCGAAACCGGCGCCACGCCCCCACCCGAGCCGGTGCTGTTTATGAAAGCCACCACCTCGTACGTCGGGCCCAACGACGACATCATCATCCCGAAAAACTCCACCAAAACCGATTGGGAAGTGGAGCTGGCTGTGGTCATTGGAAAGCGAGCATCGTACGTAGAAGAAACTGAAGCTGAGCAATATATCGCAGGGTATGTACTGCACAATGATGTATCGGAGCGCGAGTTTCAGCTGGAGCGCAGCGGCACCTGGGACAAGGGCAAAGGCTGCGACACCTTCGCGCCGGTGGGCCCGTTTATGGCCACACCCGATGAGATCGGCGACGTGAATAACCTGCGGCTGTGGCTGTCGGTGAACGGGCAGATGGTACAGGACGGCACCACGGCCAATCTTATTTTCAAAATCCCGTTTCTGATCAGCTACCTCAGCCAGTTTATGACCTTGCTGCCCGGCGACATCATCTCGACCGGCACCCCGGCGGGCGTTGGGCTGGGCATGAAGCCGCCCGTGTACCTCAAGCCCGGCGACGTGGTGGAATTGGGCATCGACGGCCTCGGCACCTCGCGCCAAGTGCTGAAAGCGTATGCTAAAAATTGA